In Prunus dulcis chromosome 1, ALMONDv2, whole genome shotgun sequence, the following are encoded in one genomic region:
- the LOC117614919 gene encoding uncharacterized protein LOC117614919 isoform X2: MEEDDGSRKYPDNKIIKSDSAYAGIFASRTSDVHYRGSSGGTKMEGDGHNLGNIEYNISDNTITALKGESDVGMFSFHNIGFCWSNASQGQAGREGNKVFLKPKDGKTKGGSSSAQGQGGGGGTKPKGDDYDIRGNNIKGDGDGKAFHKFGNIEYNLKTTNTEDDGSTSQANIRRNTITASNGASYVGMFNFHNVDVWSNAGQGQGGRQGNKGFPKLKGIRHNICHNNISADRSTNVGLQNFGNIRYNCKTTSICGRLGLGFWCIFQNFFGPMWL, encoded by the exons ATGGAAGAAGACGACGGCAGCCGCAAATATCCTGATAATAAAATCATCAAATCCGATAGTGCTTATGCTGGGATCTTCGCCTCTCGCACATCTGATGTCCACTACCGAGGTTCCAGTGGAGGAACGAAAATGGAAGGTGACGGTCACAACTTGGGCAACATCGAGTACAATATTAGTGATAATACAATTACCGCACTCAAGGGAGAGTCAGATGTTGGGATGTTCAGCTTTCACAACATAGGTTTCTGCTGGAGCAATGCCAGCCAAGGTCAAGCTGGACGTGAAGGAAACAAGGTCTTCCTCAAACCCAAAG ATGGCAAAACAAAAGGTGGCTCGAGCTCCGCCCAAGGCCAAGGTGGCGGTGGAGGAACCAAACCCAAAGGTGATGATTACGACATTCGTGGCAATAATATTAAAGGAGATGGAGATGGGAAAGCGTTTCACAAGTTCGGCAACATCGAATACAACTTGAAGACAACTAATACAGAAGATGACGGCAGCACCAGCCAAGCCAATATACGCAGAAATACAATTACAGCAAGCAATGGAGCCTCATATGTTGGGATGTTCAACTTTCACAACGTAGATGTCTGGAGCAATGCCGGCCAAGGCCAAGGTGGCCGTCAAGGAAACAAGGGCTTCCCCAAACTCAAAGGTATCAGGCACAACATTTGTCATAATAACATTAGTGCAGATAGATCTACAAATGTTGGGTTACAAAACTTTGGGAATATCAGATACAACTGCAAGACTACTAGTATATGTGGACGGTTGGGTTTAGGCTTTTGGTGTATATTCCAGAATTTCTTTGGCCCTATGTGGTTATGA
- the LOC117614919 gene encoding uncharacterized protein LOC117614919 isoform X1 produces the protein MEEDDGSRKYPDNKIIKSDSAYAGIFASRTSDVHYRGSSGGTKMEGDGHNLGNIEYNISDNTITALKGESDVGMFSFHNIGFCWSNASQGQAGREGNKVFLKPKGICHNICHNNISADRSTKVGLENFGNIQYHSADGKTKGGSSSAQGQGGGGGTKPKGDDYDIRGNNIKGDGDGKAFHKFGNIEYNLKTTNTEDDGSTSQANIRRNTITASNGASYVGMFNFHNVDVWSNAGQGQGGRQGNKGFPKLKGIRHNICHNNISADRSTNVGLQNFGNIRYNCKTTSICGRLGLGFWCIFQNFFGPMWL, from the coding sequence ATGGAAGAAGACGACGGCAGCCGCAAATATCCTGATAATAAAATCATCAAATCCGATAGTGCTTATGCTGGGATCTTCGCCTCTCGCACATCTGATGTCCACTACCGAGGTTCCAGTGGAGGAACGAAAATGGAAGGTGACGGTCACAACTTGGGCAACATCGAGTACAATATTAGTGATAATACAATTACCGCACTCAAGGGAGAGTCAGATGTTGGGATGTTCAGCTTTCACAACATAGGTTTCTGCTGGAGCAATGCCAGCCAAGGTCAAGCTGGACGTGAAGGAAACAAGGTCTTCCTCAAACCCAAAGGTATTTGTCACAACATTTGTCATAATAACATCAGTGCAGATAGATCCACAAAAGTTGGGTTAGAAAACTTTGGCAACATCCAATATCACTCTGCAGATGGCAAAACAAAAGGTGGCTCGAGCTCCGCCCAAGGCCAAGGTGGCGGTGGAGGAACCAAACCCAAAGGTGATGATTACGACATTCGTGGCAATAATATTAAAGGAGATGGAGATGGGAAAGCGTTTCACAAGTTCGGCAACATCGAATACAACTTGAAGACAACTAATACAGAAGATGACGGCAGCACCAGCCAAGCCAATATACGCAGAAATACAATTACAGCAAGCAATGGAGCCTCATATGTTGGGATGTTCAACTTTCACAACGTAGATGTCTGGAGCAATGCCGGCCAAGGCCAAGGTGGCCGTCAAGGAAACAAGGGCTTCCCCAAACTCAAAGGTATCAGGCACAACATTTGTCATAATAACATTAGTGCAGATAGATCTACAAATGTTGGGTTACAAAACTTTGGGAATATCAGATACAACTGCAAGACTACTAGTATATGTGGACGGTTGGGTTTAGGCTTTTGGTGTATATTCCAGAATTTCTTTGGCCCTATGTGGTTATGA